GCGCTGAAAATAGTCGAGTTCATGATGTGTATCTGGCCGAAGACATGGTTAAAGGGCATAAAGCACAGCGCAACATCCGTCTCCACGGACCGCTCGAAGTAGGCAATCATACAGCTGGAAAAACTGATGCCTTCATGGGTCCACATGCCCCCCTTCGGGGTTCCGGTCGTGCCTCCGGTATAGAGAATTGCGGCGGTATTCTTGCGCCCCCGATCAATGGCTTTAAAGGTTCCGGAGCCCATGCCGACAAGCCGGGGCAGGTCCAAGTCGCCTCCCGGACAGATCGTCTGTCCAAGGAAGCCGGTGTCTTGCAGCAGCTTCAAATCGTGCAGTCTGGCTTCGGTGGTGTACAAAAAACGCGGCCGGGCATGTTCTATAAAAAGCGCTAATTCCGCTTTGCTCAGCACGGATGAGAGGGTTACGGCAACAGCGCCTGCCTTGAGCACCCCGAAATAGAAGGCAACCCATTCCGCCGAGTTCGGGGCACAGAGGCCAACGTGCTGACCCGGCTTGATCCCCATTTTGATAAGTCCGGTGGCAATGCGATTTGCCTGATCATTGAGGTTTCCGTAAGAAATTACGATGCCACCCTCCCGGATAGCGGGACGATCGGGGAAAAAGGAGGCTGATGTTTCCAGATTGTGGGCAAGATTCATAAGCGCACTCTTGAAAGAATGGTTTATAGTTCTAAACTACATTTTCCCTGGTAAATGCGATTTGGCTTAATGTTAGACCAGATAATATTGGATGTCAAGAAGTATTTGGTGGTAAGATATTGCATAATAATTTTTTTTGTAATAGCCTGGGCCAAGGAGAAAATATGCCAATATTTAAGCCAATTAAACAATTCAGGGTTTCGGAAGAGGTGGCGGAACAGCTGAAACAGTCCATTATTGCGGGTCAGTTTAAGGAAGGCGATAAACTGCCTTCGGAACGAGACCTTGCCAATGACTTTCAGGTCAGTCGGGTGGCAATTCATGAAGCATTACGGTCCCTGGAAAGTTCGGGTTTTATCTTGACGCGGCAGGGTCCCACAGGTGGTTCCTACGTCACGGAGCTTACCTTCGAATGTTCGGTGAATGCGTTCCGGGATCTTTATATCGCTGAAAAGATCTCTATTTCCGAAGTGCATCACGTCAGAAGGATTGTGGAAGCTGAAATAGCAAGTCTTGCTGCCCGTAACATCACACCGGAATATGCCCAACGCTTGCGCGATGCGCTGGAGGCGGAGGAACTGCCGGTTGAAACCCTATCGGATGATATTACCAGCAAAATGGCTGTGCATTTTATCCTGGCTGAGATGAGCGGAAACCGCTTTCTCGAGGCTCTGGAGAGATCACTCATGGGGCTGATAAGGATTGGGATAGAAACATTTGCACTCGTATCGGGAGAACGCAATT
This genomic window from Deltaproteobacteria bacterium contains:
- a CDS encoding class I adenylate-forming enzyme family protein, with product MNLAHNLETSASFFPDRPAIREGGIVISYGNLNDQANRIATGLIKMGIKPGQHVGLCAPNSAEWVAFYFGVLKAGAVAVTLSSVLSKAELALFIEHARPRFLYTTEARLHDLKLLQDTGFLGQTICPGGDLDLPRLVGMGSGTFKAIDRGRKNTAAILYTGGTTGTPKGGMWTHEGISFSSCMIAYFERSVETDVALCFMPFNHVFGQIHIMNSTIFSA
- a CDS encoding GntR family transcriptional regulator, with protein sequence MPIFKPIKQFRVSEEVAEQLKQSIIAGQFKEGDKLPSERDLANDFQVSRVAIHEALRSLESSGFILTRQGPTGGSYVTELTFECSVNAFRDLYIAEKISISEVHHVRRIVEAEIASLAARNITPEYAQRLRDALEAEELPVETLSDDITSKMAVHFILAEMSGNRFLEALERSLMGLIRIGIETFALVSGERNLFTLHPEGMHCPIVEAVIAGDAEAAGAAAKEHALKYGENLGITEKIYREKKSRSPLSSPSDNS